From uncultured Pseudodesulfovibrio sp.:
CCGCGTCTTGGTCTGGCATCGGTGGCTACGTTGATCCCGCCTGCTCTTTTGAGAACGAATAGGGGCATGGAGCCGGGAGAAAATGTTGAAAGTTTGGAATGAATGGATTCAAAGAACACCGTGGGGCGTTCGTTGAGTGGGAATTCATCCAGTCGTTTGTCAGCTTCTACCAAGCCGTCCTTGAAATCTTCGATCATATACTCAGCCTGCATCTCCCGACCGGTCAAATGACCGAGGGTACGCCAATAGTCGTACATTTCATCGATAGTGTTTGGCTGGAGGGAAACAACCGTGATGCCATGTCGTTTAAGTGTCTTCCAGAGTGCTGGATACCCTCGTTTCAACATGGGGCGGATAAGGATTAAATCCGGTTTGGCTGCCAGAAATTTTTCTACGCCGTCACGTGCATTAAAAGTGGTTTTTTGCAAGGCAAGGGCCGGGTAGTCTTCGGTCCGGCTGACACCGATGATTTCATCTTCAAGGCCGAGGCCAAAAAGATTTTCTGAATGGGCGGCATACAACGATATAATTCGTGTAAATGGTTTATCGAATGTGACAGTCTGCCCGGAGTCATCGGTGATAGTACGTCCGAAAGCCGGTGTGCAGAGCATGGTCATGCAGATGAAAGAGAGGAGAATGCGAATCAAGAGAGTTCCTTTAAAGCGTAAGCGATGTGCGGGCCTTTTTCCGTGTTCAGAACATGAGCTTGAATACGGAAAACAGCGTTGATGGTTTCAGGGGTCAGGGTTGTTTCCACGCTTCCATGCGTGTGGACTCGGCCTTCATTCAGAATGACAAGTGTGTCACAGAAAGCTGCCGCCAGATTAAGATCGTGAAGGACGGCTACGATGGTTCGTTTCTTTTCGGACGTCAGCCGTTTGAGTTCGGTCATAGTGGTCAATGCGTGACGAATATCCATGGATGAAGTTGGTTCGTCAAGGAGCAGAGCCGGTGTGTTTTGTGCCAGTCCTCGTGCCACGACAGTACGTTGCTTTTCTCCACCGGACAAGTCGGCCATATATCGATTTTTCAAGTCGCCGAGGTCCATGGATTTCAGCGAGCTTTCGACGATAGAGAGGTCATTTTTTGATGGACGGGCGAACCTTTGGATATGTGGATGACGCCCCATGAGCACGGTCTCGAAAGCCGTGAATGGAAAATTGAAGTCGAGTTCCTGAGGGACTAGAGCGCACTGCTGAGCAAGTGTCTTTGGGGTGATGGCTGTTACGGGAGTCGTGTTAAGTGTAACGGTTCCGCTTGTTGGAGAGCGATGTCCGGCCAGCAGATCAAGCAAGGTGGATTTACCACTGCCATTGGGTCCGACGATGCCGTATAAGTGTCCCGGTTCAAAGGAGAGGTTGATATCGTGGAGCACCGGCGTATCGGTGTAACCGAAGGAGACGTCTTTGAGTGTAAAGGTGGCGGTGTGCATGGATTACCCCCGGTGCCTTTTGGAGCGGGTGAATATCCAACAGAAGATCGGTCCGCCGATGAGCGCGGTGAGAACGCCGATGGGAACTTCATGGGGGAGGCCCGTGCGGGTCAGGGTGTCGGCTGCGAGTAACAGTATAGCTCCGCTCAAGCCTGATGCGGTCAGAAGCCAGCGGTTGTCCGGCCCGATAATCATGCGCATGAGATGAGGAATAATCAATCCCACGAAGCCGATGACCCCGGAAACGGAAACGCAGACCGCGCTGATCAGGGATGCCGTGACCAAAAGTATGAGACGAACTTTGCCCGTATCCACGCCCAGACTTTTGGCTGAGCGAGTCCCCAGACTCATGATGTTGAGGTCGCGAGCGAAAAACAGGCAGACCGCAAAGCCAAATAGGCTGGTTCCTGCGGTCAGAATAACGTCAGTCCAGGTGCGGGCTACAAAGCTTCCCATGAGCCAGAATACAATGACCGAGACTTTTTCGTCGGCCAGATATTTGATGCAGCTCAGTCCGGCTGACAGAATAGCGGAAACAATGACACCTGCCAGAATCAGGTTGGTGGGAGACAACTCCCCGTCGCGTCCAGACATGGCGATGACTGCGAAAAGCGTGGCTGTTGCCCCTGCAAAAGCCATGAGCAGCAGTGTTGTTTGGCCAAAGAAGGACAGGCCGAGCAAGAGACTTAAGGCCGCTCCGAAGGCTGCGCCGGAAGAGACTCCCAATGTGAACGGATCGGCCAATGGGTTAAGGAGTAACCCTTGAAAGACTGTGCCGGCCACGGCAAGGCCAAAGCCAACAGCGGTGGCAGTGAGGATACGGGGAAGACGTACCTCGAAAATGACGCTTGTTTTGAGTGGGTCAATGGAATCCGCCGCCCCTCGCAGAGCATCCGTCAGTGCGGTCAGCACTTCTCCCGGCGAGACCGGGATGAAGCCAAGACCTGTGGCAATAATCACCAATGCGGCCAGTGAGGCTGCGAGTAAGGTGAGAGTTGCTCCTTTGCTGATGGTGGTACGAGAAACGGCGGTCATGAGATCCCTTTAGGGAAGCATGTGAGTTTGGGCCATGGCATCCTTCAGGTGACGCACATAAATATCAGCCCATGTGTCGACAGAACCAAGACCTCGCAGGTCGATGGTCACGTCAAAGCCTGCCTTGGTGAGCATGACTTTCCATGCATCATCTTCGTCACCGGCCATGTCGTTGGAAGCGTGGTCGCCTGCAACAATCATGAAGGGCTTGAGAAGAACCTTTTTGGAACCTGAAGCCTTGAGGTTCACCAGCATATCATCAAAAGCAGGGTAGCCTTCTACGCAGGCCACAAAGATCGGGTGACCATACGCTTTTTGCATTTCACTTTGGAACTGGGCGTATATGCCTGTAGAGAAAAAGTCGTTGCCGTGTCCCATGTAGACAAGGGCAGCGTTCATTTTTTTAGCGGCATCGACGTCAGCTTTGAGAGCTTTGGTGGCAGCGGCGATGTCATCAGTATAAGGATACACATCTCCGGGCATGCCCAGAGCCGGACGGCCAAGGCGCAAGCTTTTGAAGGGAATGGATTTGGCTTTGAGGGCGCGGATGGAGCGCAGGCCAATCATTGTTTGGGTCAGGTCGGAGAATTCTTCACCTGCAAAAACATGAAGGGACTGCACCGCAATAGCCTTGTAGCCTTCGTCCTGAAGGTCGGCGATGGTTGCCAACGGACCCTTGACGCTGAGGATGTCAGCAGGCACACCAGCATTTTTTTTCTTCCATGCCGTGTCGTTTTGGCGTTCATGCCAAATGTCGCGGATAATGCTTGAGGTGAAGGCAAGTTTGACCGGAATACCGGGGTAGGCCTTTTCAACCTTGTCGCGAATATTCAGGATGGATTTGAGTGCTTCGGGATATGACGTTCCGAATGCGGCCAAGACGATAGCGTCTTTGACCGGGCCTTTTTCATGATGTCCGGCCTGCGCCGGGGCCACCATGAGGACCGCGAGAAGACAGGAGAATAGTGCGACATTGAGTCTGTGGATAGACATGACAACTCCAAGAAAGGCTGATTGGGGGAAATGAGAAAACCCTTCCTCGACGATTTTCGAGGAAGGGAAACCGTTTTATCCCTTCGTACCTGTGGTGGTAAGCCCTCGTACCACCGAGGCAAAACCTATGGCTTTCCAGGCAGGTCTTCCGGCTGGCCCCTTCTGCTTTCGCCTTCCCAAGGAGTCCTCAGTGGCATGAAAGAAAGCAGTCTAGCGGGGCGTCACGGCGGCGGGTCCGCTCCCGATTTACACGGGATTCCCTATGAAGTCCTTTCGGACACCTGAAAGGAGTCTACTATGCTTGTAGAGTTGATCGTGTCAAGCTGGCAGTGGCTCCCTGTTCCATACGTTCTTGGAAATGCTGGATCATTTTTTCCGTGTCGATAACCAGTGCGTCGGATTCACCCATCATGCCGTAACCAAGGATGGGAATATGGAATATTTCTTCCACCGGGACAGTGAAGCCCGTGATGACTACTTGTTGTTGTTTGAGCACTTCATCGACCAGAATGGCTGCCTTGTATTCGCCTACACGGACGACAATGGCCTGAGCCATTTCAATATTGTTTTGCTCCGGTGTCAGGTCCAGAAGGTCCGCTAGTCTGAGCAGTGAATGAATTTCACCGCGTACGTCCACGGTTTCACGTCCATCAGGCAGCTCCACCACATCGTTGAGGCGTGGCATGTAGATTTCCATTACGTCCCGGCTGGGAACGATGAAGGTATCTCCGCCGACCTTGCAGACCAAGGCTTCAACAATACCTTCGTTGGCTGAACGATCAAGCGGGATTTCGATGGTAAAGGCCGCTCCCTTGCCGAATTCACTTTCAATTTCAACATCGCCGTCCAGCGTGACTTTGATGGCATTGACCACTGCGTCCATGCCGACACCGCGCCCGGAGACATCCGTGATTTGTTCGGCTGTGGAGAAGCCACTTTGGAGGACAAACTGGAGGATTTCCCTTTGTTCGTATTCGGTTTCGGGGTCAGCCAGTCCTTTTTCAAGGGCCTTGGCAAGGATTCTGTCCGGATCAAGTCCTCGACCATCATCCTTGACTTGAATATAAGCGTTATCGCCTTTGCGCCATGCCGCCAGAGTGACAACGCCGGTTTCTTTTTTGCCTGCGTTTTTACGTCCCTCAGGATCTTCCAGTCCATGGTCTACGGCGTTTCTGAGCAAGTGGACCAAGGGTTCGTTAAGGCTTTCAACAATGGTTTTGTCCAGAGCCAGTTCGTCACCTTCGACAACAAAGTCGAGTTTTTTGCCGATTTTTTGGCTCAGGCTTTTGACCAGCCGGTGCATTGGCATGAAAATCTGTTTGAGTGGCACCAGTCGGATGGCGTTCACTTCTTGTTGAAGTCTGCTGATGACATTATCAAGCTCACGTAAAGAAGAGGCTACCTGATTCATATTGCTCGCACCGCCTTGGGCGATGACAGCATATGTGACCATGAGTTTGCCTACCAGTTCGATCACTCGGTCCAGTCTGTCCGTACCGACACGGATGGATGAGATCGCCTGTGCGGAAGGTTTGGATTCTGGTTTGGCCTTTTCAGATTCAGTTTTTTTCTTTTCCTTGGGTTTTTCTGTTTCTTCCGCCGTTTCCGCTTCGGCTGTTGCTGTGGCTGGTTCTTCAAATGCCTTGGCAGCTTCAGCTTCAGATTCTTCGATAATAGGTTCGGATTTTTTTTCGATTTTAGCCAGAGCGTCGGCACTGTTGTCGAGCAGGCCACCCAGAGCGAAAAAGAATTTTTTTTGTGCCTCACAAATACCGAGCATTGCGGTGGTGATGTCTGCATTGACAGGAGCAATCCCGTCCGAAAGCATATCAAGAATGGCGATGACTCCGGCAGAGGAGAGGCGCATATGCGACAGGCCGAGTGCATCGACAACCTCTCCGGCTCCCTGGCCGGTGGCGTCTACTTCGAGGATCTGTTTTTCTATGTCCTCGATGCACTGAATAATGCTGTCTTGCATGAATTTCCCCTTATTGAGTCGTGAAATAGGTGTCTTCGTCCGGGTAGACGGCGATGGTCTGGTCGAATCCCCAGGAATATAATGTTACTTTGGCATCTGGTGTGAGATTGCAGGCGGCGACTTTGAATGTCGTCCCCATACTGGCAACAGCCCCCCAGGCCCCGGAGCCGAAAGTCAGTACTTCGGAGAGGTCAAGAAGGATGGAGTCACCCGGTTCGACGCCGAGGATCGCTGAAATAATCGGTTTGAAATGTGTATCTTGATGAACGCGTGGATCTTTGACGTGGATGATGGTCACAGCGTCGCGAATTTCCACTTCGACGCCTGCTCCCGTGACTTCGGTTTCGGCCATGCCGCTGCTTGAAGCCTCGGTAATGAGGGAGAGAACTTCTTCTTGTTCTTCTTCATCAAGGTTGTCGTCGCGAAGTTGTTCCAACACTTGAAAAATCATGTTCACGCCACGCGAAAGCAGGGTGACGTTTTCCGAAGAGGACTCCACTTCGCCGGACTGAACCTTTTTCAGGAAGTCTTCGATTTTATGGGTGAAGTGAGATGCTTCTTCAAACCCCGCCATGAATCCGGTCACACCTTTAATGGTATGCAGCGGGCGTGCGAGTATCTCGATGCCTTCACCAAGGTTGGCACCTTCAAGCATCTCAAGCCCTTCCATGACCTGGGGGTAATATTTGTCGTTGACCTCGGAGAAGAACTCTTCGATCATAGGATCTTCGCTCATGAGCTATCCTTGGCTATTTGTTCAAGAGTCCGAGTTTTTCCAACTCATTATACAATCTTTCTTTAGCAATAGGCTTGACGATGTAAGCGGAAGCTTCGCCGTCGTAAAAAGTTTTTATGACCGTTTGAGGATCGTCGAGAGCCGTGGTCATTATGACTTTAACCTTTGGTTTATAGCCTCTGTCGGTTTCAATAGATCGTATTTTTTGCAGCGCTTCGATTCCATCAACTTCGGGCATCATGATATCCATGAGAATGAGATCATAAGGCTGTTTTTCTGCATGACCTATTTTGAAAGCCTCAACTGCTTCTCTTCCATTGACAACAATGTCCACTTCAAAAAGTGTCATCAAAAAAGAACGGAGGACCTTTCGGCTGAGAAATTCATCTTCAACAATAAGTGCGCGCATCACTTTCTCCGGTTATAACCTGATGAAAAAGGGCTTGTTACTCTCTTTTCGACCTTAAAACAGAAAAAAGTCAATATGATGATAAAAAATTATCATACGTAGTACATACGTGTTTTTTTGTCTTTTGGACACCCTCTCATGAGTTGTTCATACTTGCAAATCTGCGTGAGAATCGTTACCAACCCGCATGTCTCGCGAAATAACAGAGAAAAGAAAACAACGGATTGACCAGGTTCTAGCCAAGCGGCAGAAGGATCTGACTATGGTCATGGACAATATTTGGGATCCGCATAATGTTTCGGCTGTGCTGAGAAGTTGTGACGCTTTTGGCGTTTTTGGAGTCCATTTGTACTATACCACTTCGGAGTGGCCGGATTTGGCCAAGAAAAGTTCGGCATCCGCAAAAAAGTGGATTCAGCGTACACGCCATATTGATGCGGCAAGTATGGTGGAAGATTTGCGCGGTCAGGGAATGCAAATTCTTAGGACTGGGTTTTCCGAAACGGCAAAGCCTGTTACTGCTTTTGATTTTACTCGTCCCACGGCTGTAATCTTGAGCAATGAGCATCGGGGAACTTCTCCTGAACTGGCCGAATTAGTTCAGGACGAGATATACATTCCCATGCACGGTATGGTACAGAGTTTTAATGTTTCTGTGGCTGCGGCTATTATCTTGTATGAAGCCTCAACGCAGCGGGATCGAGCTGGTATGTATGAAAACTCTTCGTTCCCTGAAGACGAACTCGAAAAACTTAAAGCCGAATGGTATACGCGATAGGAGTATAATGATGCATGATTTATTGAAGGTCATGAACTCCGGCGGTGTCGTTCTCTATCCCACTGAGACGTTATATGCCGTAGGATGTGATGCAACAAGTCAGGAAGCGTGTGAAAAAGTGGCGACCATCAAAGGTCGTGCAGAAGATAAACCGCTTCCGTTGATTATCGGCGGCATGGATATGCTCGAATTGGTCACAGAGGAGAGCACGGCTCCATTAATTCACTTGGCGGAAGTTTTTTGGCCAGGCCCATTGTCTATTCTGGTCAAAGCGTTGCCGGAATTGCCGGAACTGCTATCTGATGATGAAGGATATACCTCAGTTCGATATAGTGGACATCCGTTTGCCGCAGAATTGTCCCGACGTATGAAGAAACCGCTCGTTGCCACTAGCGCCAATCTTTCTGACAAGCCCCCAGTGGCTCTTCCTGAAGACATTGACCCGGAATTGCTTGAATTGGTGGACAAAGCGTATCTTGATCCACCGTGGCCCCGTGGTAACAAGCCTTCAACGGTTGTCCGCCTGGTTGGTGCTTCTCAGTTGGAAGTCCTGAGGGAAGGTGCTGTGACCGTCAAGATGCTTTGCGACAAAGGATATTCTGTTTCCGTCAAGACATCATAATTTTTTAATTTATCATCGTTTAAACTGGCTTCTCTCCATTATGGGGAGAAGCCTTTTTTTGATGAAAATGAATTTGTTGAAACTATTTTAGATGTCTTTTGGAGACTTGGGGTTAAAATTTGTACTCGGAAACACGATTAATGGCGTTTCTTAGAGAACCGGTAAAAAATATTGTACTTACTCAGGCAGAAAAAATAGGAGTGTTAAATAAATTCTATATATTTAACATATTAATATAATTATATTTATTTTTTATTTTACCTTTAAAAATTCGTTTGGCACGAGGGTTGCTATATTAAAAGCATCTTCCTTCTTTTATTTTGCACACGAGAAACACAAGGCTTCACCGGACGGTCCGATGAAGCCTTTCTCGCGTGGGGTGAGTGAAATATGTTTTGTCATTAAACACAGGTGCTTGTGTCTATATTTCTTGTCTGGCTTTATCGTTGCACATGGAACCGAAGGTGATACTTTTATTTTTTCATTGAGAACTGGCAGAGTTAAAAAAGTTGAATTTTGATTCACTGTTTGACTTGGCTGTCCTGATTATGGAGACTTTATTGAAGTGAACCTGTGAATTGGAGTCAGTCATGGTAAAAATCCGACCGTGTCCTCATTGCGGTGAAGAAATTGAAGTCTATCGAAACCCAACCCCCACCGTGGATGTTGTTATTCTCATGTCGTCTGACGAGGGTGATGGTGTTGTTCTCATTGAACGAAAGAATCCTCCTCTTGGCTGGGCATTGCCCGGAGGGTTTGTGGACTATGGTGAGTCCTGTGAGGATGCGGCTATCCGCGAGATGAAAGAAGAAACCGGGCTGGACGTGGAATTGGTAGGGCTACTTGGTGTTTATTCCGATCCAAAGCGTGACCCGCGACAACATACCATGAGTGTGGTGTACATCGGTGTACCAAAAGATCCGTCGGCTTTGGTAGCAGGTGATGACGCGGCCAAGGCGGAGGTCTTTTTATTGGGGAAATGGCCCGAGTTGACCTTCGATCATGGCAAGATTTTGAACGACTTCATGACATATTTTATTGAGAATGGTGGAAAGAGGCGTGTTGACGGCTTTCCGACTCAGGCGTAGTTCTCACGCGGATGTTTCATAACCATTTCAAACGAGTTGAATAAATAGTATCATGCGTACATTGTGTATCACTCTTGGTGACCCGTGCGGTCTCGGTCCGGAACTTGTTATCCGACATTTTGTTGATGCTCCTGCGGTTGAAGATCGATTCCTCCTGCTTGGACCTTGTTCGGCAATGGACAGAGAGCTTGAAAGAATTGGTGAACCCCGTTTTTTTGCTGTGCTAGATGATCCTGAGCAGATCAGCAATAAAGGTGCAGGAGTGTATCTTTTTGAGCCTGCTGGACTCGTCGGGTTGGAGTATCCTTTGGGGGAGGCTTGCACTGACGGTGGCAAGGCAGCCGGGGTCAGTCTGGATATGGCGGTAGACGTGCTCAAGTCTGGATTGGCTGACGGGTTGCTTACTTGTCCGTTGAACAAGGCAATGCTTCAGTCTGCGGGATTTGATTTCCCGGGGCACACGGAATTTTTGGCCGAAAAACTCGGCGTGGGTGCTGATCAGGTCTGCATGCATTTGTGTGGGCATAACCCGGACGATGATGCTCCCAAGCTTCGTGTGAGTTTGGCGACCACTCATCCACGGCTCCGCGATGTGCCGGCCCTTGTCACCGAAGAACGGTTGCTGCGCTGTTTGCGACTCACCGCTGATTTCGTGCATACGTTGGGGCTTGAAGGTCCTGTTGGTGTGTGTGGTTTGAATCCGCATGCCGGTGAATCTGGTCGAATAGGAGATGAGGAAATCAAGACGATTATTCCGGCTCTTGAAACAGCGCGTAATGAA
This genomic window contains:
- a CDS encoding ABC transporter substrate-binding protein, producing the protein MIRILLSFICMTMLCTPAFGRTITDDSGQTVTFDKPFTRIISLYAAHSENLFGLGLEDEIIGVSRTEDYPALALQKTTFNARDGVEKFLAAKPDLILIRPMLKRGYPALWKTLKRHGITVVSLQPNTIDEMYDYWRTLGHLTGREMQAEYMIEDFKDGLVEADKRLDEFPLNERPTVFFESIHSKLSTFSPGSMPLFVLKRAGGINVATDARPRRGTNIASYGLERLLAKSNKIDVYLAQIGPMNQVSINTIKNGPAASRIMAVLNNGVFLVDEHLVSRPTMRLLQGIETVHELLHRVDHN
- a CDS encoding ABC transporter ATP-binding protein — translated: MHTATFTLKDVSFGYTDTPVLHDINLSFEPGHLYGIVGPNGSGKSTLLDLLAGHRSPTSGTVTLNTTPVTAITPKTLAQQCALVPQELDFNFPFTAFETVLMGRHPHIQRFARPSKNDLSIVESSLKSMDLGDLKNRYMADLSGGEKQRTVVARGLAQNTPALLLDEPTSSMDIRHALTTMTELKRLTSEKKRTIVAVLHDLNLAAAFCDTLVILNEGRVHTHGSVETTLTPETINAVFRIQAHVLNTEKGPHIAYALKELS
- a CDS encoding iron ABC transporter permease yields the protein MTAVSRTTISKGATLTLLAASLAALVIIATGLGFIPVSPGEVLTALTDALRGAADSIDPLKTSVIFEVRLPRILTATAVGFGLAVAGTVFQGLLLNPLADPFTLGVSSGAAFGAALSLLLGLSFFGQTTLLLMAFAGATATLFAVIAMSGRDGELSPTNLILAGVIVSAILSAGLSCIKYLADEKVSVIVFWLMGSFVARTWTDVILTAGTSLFGFAVCLFFARDLNIMSLGTRSAKSLGVDTGKVRLILLVTASLISAVCVSVSGVIGFVGLIIPHLMRMIIGPDNRWLLTASGLSGAILLLAADTLTRTGLPHEVPIGVLTALIGGPIFCWIFTRSKRHRG
- a CDS encoding sirohydrochlorin cobaltochelatase, producing the protein MSIHRLNVALFSCLLAVLMVAPAQAGHHEKGPVKDAIVLAAFGTSYPEALKSILNIRDKVEKAYPGIPVKLAFTSSIIRDIWHERQNDTAWKKKNAGVPADILSVKGPLATIADLQDEGYKAIAVQSLHVFAGEEFSDLTQTMIGLRSIRALKAKSIPFKSLRLGRPALGMPGDVYPYTDDIAAATKALKADVDAAKKMNAALVYMGHGNDFFSTGIYAQFQSEMQKAYGHPIFVACVEGYPAFDDMLVNLKASGSKKVLLKPFMIVAGDHASNDMAGDEDDAWKVMLTKAGFDVTIDLRGLGSVDTWADIYVRHLKDAMAQTHMLP
- a CDS encoding chemotaxis protein CheW is translated as MQDSIIQCIEDIEKQILEVDATGQGAGEVVDALGLSHMRLSSAGVIAILDMLSDGIAPVNADITTAMLGICEAQKKFFFALGGLLDNSADALAKIEKKSEPIIEESEAEAAKAFEEPATATAEAETAEETEKPKEKKKTESEKAKPESKPSAQAISSIRVGTDRLDRVIELVGKLMVTYAVIAQGGASNMNQVASSLRELDNVISRLQQEVNAIRLVPLKQIFMPMHRLVKSLSQKIGKKLDFVVEGDELALDKTIVESLNEPLVHLLRNAVDHGLEDPEGRKNAGKKETGVVTLAAWRKGDNAYIQVKDDGRGLDPDRILAKALEKGLADPETEYEQREILQFVLQSGFSTAEQITDVSGRGVGMDAVVNAIKVTLDGDVEIESEFGKGAAFTIEIPLDRSANEGIVEALVCKVGGDTFIVPSRDVMEIYMPRLNDVVELPDGRETVDVRGEIHSLLRLADLLDLTPEQNNIEMAQAIVVRVGEYKAAILVDEVLKQQQVVITGFTVPVEEIFHIPILGYGMMGESDALVIDTEKMIQHFQERMEQGATASLTRSTLQA
- a CDS encoding Hpt domain-containing protein, with product MSEDPMIEEFFSEVNDKYYPQVMEGLEMLEGANLGEGIEILARPLHTIKGVTGFMAGFEEASHFTHKIEDFLKKVQSGEVESSSENVTLLSRGVNMIFQVLEQLRDDNLDEEEQEEVLSLITEASSSGMAETEVTGAGVEVEIRDAVTIIHVKDPRVHQDTHFKPIISAILGVEPGDSILLDLSEVLTFGSGAWGAVASMGTTFKVAACNLTPDAKVTLYSWGFDQTIAVYPDEDTYFTTQ
- a CDS encoding response regulator; the protein is MRALIVEDEFLSRKVLRSFLMTLFEVDIVVNGREAVEAFKIGHAEKQPYDLILMDIMMPEVDGIEALQKIRSIETDRGYKPKVKVIMTTALDDPQTVIKTFYDGEASAYIVKPIAKERLYNELEKLGLLNK
- a CDS encoding RNA methyltransferase; the protein is MSREITEKRKQRIDQVLAKRQKDLTMVMDNIWDPHNVSAVLRSCDAFGVFGVHLYYTTSEWPDLAKKSSASAKKWIQRTRHIDAASMVEDLRGQGMQILRTGFSETAKPVTAFDFTRPTAVILSNEHRGTSPELAELVQDEIYIPMHGMVQSFNVSVAAAIILYEASTQRDRAGMYENSSFPEDELEKLKAEWYTR
- a CDS encoding L-threonylcarbamoyladenylate synthase, with amino-acid sequence MHDLLKVMNSGGVVLYPTETLYAVGCDATSQEACEKVATIKGRAEDKPLPLIIGGMDMLELVTEESTAPLIHLAEVFWPGPLSILVKALPELPELLSDDEGYTSVRYSGHPFAAELSRRMKKPLVATSANLSDKPPVALPEDIDPELLELVDKAYLDPPWPRGNKPSTVVRLVGASQLEVLREGAVTVKMLCDKGYSVSVKTS
- a CDS encoding NUDIX hydrolase encodes the protein MVKIRPCPHCGEEIEVYRNPTPTVDVVILMSSDEGDGVVLIERKNPPLGWALPGGFVDYGESCEDAAIREMKEETGLDVELVGLLGVYSDPKRDPRQHTMSVVYIGVPKDPSALVAGDDAAKAEVFLLGKWPELTFDHGKILNDFMTYFIENGGKRRVDGFPTQA
- the pdxA gene encoding 4-hydroxythreonine-4-phosphate dehydrogenase PdxA, with the translated sequence MRTLCITLGDPCGLGPELVIRHFVDAPAVEDRFLLLGPCSAMDRELERIGEPRFFAVLDDPEQISNKGAGVYLFEPAGLVGLEYPLGEACTDGGKAAGVSLDMAVDVLKSGLADGLLTCPLNKAMLQSAGFDFPGHTEFLAEKLGVGADQVCMHLCGHNPDDDAPKLRVSLATTHPRLRDVPALVTEERLLRCLRLTADFVHTLGLEGPVGVCGLNPHAGESGRIGDEEIKTIIPALETARNEGLNVVGPIPGDTVFYFAAKGEYSAVLAMYHDQGLAPLKLLHFSQAVNVTLGLPYPRTSPDHGTGYDIVGTGEASIQSFRAALDMVQRLVEAKR